TAAATCAGCCTGCATGGATTCCAGTAAATGAATGATTATTCCAATTCCTAATGTCAACTTTTTTTCATTTTTCACATCATCATGTTATAATCCCTATTATTTTTTAATTTTAACCATTTTAAGCCTTGCAGAGTTTGTAACTACTGTAAGTGAACTTAAAGCCATTGCTGCAGCTGCTATAATTGGATTTAGGAGCCCAATCGCTGCAAGAGGTATTGCTCCAGCATTATATGCAAATGCCCAGAATAAATTTTGTCTTATTGTTTTCATGGTCTTCTTACTTAGTTTTACTCCAGTTACAACGTCTCTTAAATCATCTTTTACAAGGATTATGTCCCCGGTTTCTTTTGCTACATCAGTACCTGAACCAAGAGCTATACCTATATCTGCCTGTGCAAGTGCGGGAGCATCATTTACACCATCTCCCACCATTGCCACGATATTTCCTTCACTTTGCAGTTCTTTAATAGCATCAAGCTTTTCATGTGGCAGTACATTGGCGATAACTTTTTTAATTCCAATTTTACCTGCAATTGCATTTGCTGTAAGCTCATTATCTCCAGTAAGCATTATAGATTCAATACCAAGATTATCGAGTTCTTTTATTACTTCTCCTGAATTTTCCTTGAGAGTATCTGCAATGGCGATCATTCCGGTGAGTTTTTGACTTAATCCAATCATTATTACAGTTTTTCCTTCAGCTTCAAGGTTTCTGATCTTTTCTTCAGATGGAGCAATTTTTATTCCTTCTATTTCCATCATTTTTCTGTTTCCAATGGCAATTGCTTTGTTGTTCCATCTGGCTTTAATTCCATATCCGGGCACTGCTTCAAAATCACTGGTATCTTCAGCTTCAATTCCAAGAGAGGCAGCTTTTTTCAACACGGCTTCTGCAAGTGGATGTTCAGAGCCTTTTTCTGCAGTAGCAGCTATTTTAAGGACCTCCTCTTCATTGACCCCAACTATATCTGTTACCTCTGGTTTACCCTTTGTAAGCGTTCCTGTTTTATCAAAAACCACTTTATTTAGTTTATAAGCACTTTCAAGATATTCTCCACCACGTATTAACACTCCACTTTCAGCTCCTTTTCCCACACCAACCATAAGCGCGGCCGGAGTTGCAATACCAAGAGCACATGGGCATGATATAATAAGAACGGCAACAAATGATAATAATCCCAGTGTAAAATTACCCAAAACAAATGTCCATGTTAAAAATGTAATGGTTGCTATTGAAACCACTGCAGGCACAAAATAGGCACTCACGCGGTCTGCAAGTCTTTGTATAGGGGCGCTTGATGACTGTGCATCTTCTACAAGCTTAACTATCTGCATAAGAGTGGTCTTTGAACCAACTTTTGTTGCTTCAAATTTTATTAATCCCTGTTTATTGATGGTTGCACCAATTACTTCATCACCCCTTTTTTTGGATACTGGAAGGCTTTCTCCAGTTACTACTGACTCATCTACAGAACTTGAGCCTTCCACAACGACTCCATCCACAGGTATTTTCTCACCAGGCCTTACCACTACCATTTCACCAGGCATGATCTGTTCTGCAAGTATTTCAACTTCTTTTCCTTCTCTTATTACATGTGCAGATTTTGGTCTAAGATCCAGTAACCTTCTAACTGCTGCTGAACTTCTCTGCCTTATGTAATCTTCCATAAACTTACCAAGTAGAACAAATGCTATTATTACAGCAGATACTTCAAAATAAACATCTCGTTCTGCTACAGGAAGAACTCCCGGGAAGAATAGAACGAATGTACTGTATCCCCAGGCTGTTAGAGTTCCCATGGCAACGAGGAAGTCCATATTTAAAGCTTTGTTTTTAACTGCGTGATAAGCACCAGTATAGAAAGTCCAGCCGCCTATAAACTGTATAGGGGTTGTAAGCAGAAAAAGCCAGTAGCCCCATGTGAACCAGGGTAATGCTGGAATAGGGGCCCAGCTTATTAATGAAACTCCTGCAGCAAGTGTAAACGTCGCTATAACCCTTAATAATGCAATTAAAAAGACTCCAGATAAAGCTATTGTAACTCGCTGTTTCATCTTTTTTAATTCATCTTCTGGCGATTCAAATCTTTTTGCACATTCTTCATTGCAGAAATAGTATTCTCTTCCATCATACACTCTTTTTATGGATTTAGATTTTTCTATCCGCATACCGCACACAGGATCTGTTGCAAATTCCTCAGATTCATCTGTTCTATAAAAAGCTTTATATCCAGTGTCATCTATTATCTGGACAATTTTCCCCTTACTTATCTTTTCAGGGTCATATCTAACAGTGGCTGTGCCAGTTGCAAAGCTTACATTGGCATCAGCTATACCCTCTTCTTTTTTAAGCCGGTTTGCAATATTTTGAGCACATGCAGTACAGTTCATTCCAGTAATGATCAAGTTTAAAACAGTTCTTGCAGTCCCATTTTCCTGGATATCTCCAGCTTTTAACTCCTCTTCAAGTGCTATAGGGCATGCTTTTTCATTAGATTTTGGTTTTAAGGATGGGGATTTATCTTCAGCCATTTGGTGTACTCCACTTTGTTTTTCATTATGTATCGCAGCCTTTAGGACCTCAGTGCTGTAAATCAAGTTTCACCGGCATTTTCATCTCAAAAATTTTTAATTTTCTTGTGGTTTTTGAAATTTGATTTCCTAACTAATTGCTGTATACTATATATAATAAAACTAATTGTATTTAAATTTAGTACAGGCAAAAAAGTTATATACTACATTATTGTATACTAAATATCACATAGGTAAGGTGATATCATGGAAAAAAGAATACTGCTGTTAAAACTTACAGTTTTGATGCCGTGAAAAAGAAAAACCAGCTTATTAAATAGAAAAGTTTAAATCCTAAAAATTTATCAAAATAAAAAAAGAAAAAACCTAATTTTAAATTAATTAGGTTTTTTAAGCTATAATAAATGAATATTTATACAAAATATCCATTAACTACTTTTTTTCCATTTATTGTCCCATTGTATGGAATTAAAAAGACTCTTCTTTTATCGTGGGACATTCCATGAACTAAACAGAAGTCCATATCTGTTTTCACATCATACCATAATCCTTCAGGACTGGTACCTCTATTAGGGCCGTAATAAGGTCCTTGTTCAAATCTTAAAGTTCCATTGGTTTTTGTAACCGGGTTATAATTCCTGAAAACCCGTGTATGGTAGTTGTAATCACTTTTTATAGCACAAGAATGCCTTCCTGTTGCCATGACATATTCACTTGTTACGACCACATTTTTTGCGCCAACACTTGTAGGCACTATTTTTTTATAAATAGTTTTCTTATAAGCAGCTTTAACCTTTTTATACCTGTACTTTTTGTATTTATAGGCTTTAACCTTTTTATACCTGTATTTTGAAGATCTTTTTACTTTCTTCATTTTTTTACTGTATTTAGAAGCTGCTTTTACTTCTAATTGTTTTGTATTTCCATTTAAATTAATTTTTGCGTCTCCAAACACTGTCAAAATCTTCGATTTTGGCACTCCCAGATTAGAGATTTTAGAGTTTTCATGTTTGAAGGGCCCATTTAGTGTATTTTGGGTTTGTACTCCCGCAACAGCAGGGAGAATGCTCACTACCATTACTAATGTAAATAGTAATGCGCTTTTTGATTTCCACGTAATTGTACCGCCTCCGTGTCCTGTATGTTAACATTCATTTAGGACATTTTAGTACAGGCAAATGATAGAATATGATCACATATAAATCTTTTGGTTTCTAGGAGTTGTAAACTTATTGGGTGTTAGAATTCATTTTAACCACTGGAAACTGAACTTCTGTAAGAATCTCTTCAGGTTCTACTTCTTCTGGATTGTTCAAATAAACCTCTGTAACCGGTCCGATTATGTCATAACCATTTTCAATAGCATATTTAGCTAATTCATCAATAACTGGTCCAACCTGGTCATAAGGGCCTTTATGCATGGTTGCAACAACTGTATGCTCTGGGATTAGCTTTACCTGAACTTTTCCCTCATCACTTGCTGTGCCTTCAAATGAAGCGCCGATTTCATAGAAAAGTTCCTCTGGCGGTACCTCGTCAGGACGGTTGAAATAAGCTCCATAAATCATTCCAGTCATGGTGAGACCTTTATTCATCACCCATTCCACTACTTCACCAATAAGCTCGGGGATCTTATCATAATGGCCCCTGTATCTTATAAAGGCCACCTGTGTGCTGTTCATTCTTTTTTCTTCTACTTTCATAATTTTATCCTCCAGTAAGATATAGATCATTGAGATAATTATTTTTTCCTTTTTGAAACTTTTTTTAAGTTACTATGCTCTGATTTTAGTTTAATTGCAAGTCTTGACCTTTCAAGTGCTACACCAAGCTGCAAACCTATGGAACTTAGATTTTCAAGGCTGATTCTATTATATACCTTTATTTTCCTGCTCCCCATATTCAAAAGCCCAATGATCTTTTTACCACTTTTTATGGGAAGTATTAACAGTGTTTTTATATCATTTGCTCTTATAGCAGGTTCAAGAGACTTGTATTCTTCTGATTTTGGAGTAATATACACAACATCCTGCTTTTTGAAGGTTTTACTGAAAAGATCTTTAAACATGCCGGCCATGCACATATTTTTGAGATTTTCAGGCAGGTTTTTATGCACTCGAAGTGTGAGTTCTTCATCTTTATCTGTAAGGTATATACAGCCCATTTCAAACCCAATAGAATTCATAACAGTTGAAACAGCCATTTCAAGCATTTCATCCTCTGCATGGGATGAATTTATTATGCTGGAGATTTTATTCATGGCAATCAGGGTATTTACAAACTCTTCCCTCTCCTGGGTTAGCTTTTGCATCTTAATATATCCTGAAAGTTCATCTGCAGCTATTTCCACATTTTCAATACTGACTGAACTTACAGATTTTAAAGTGCTTAGCAGTAACATGGCCCCAATTCCATGTTCTTCATTTATAATTGGGACGGATATGGCCATGGAAAGAGATATATCATTCAAATTAGATTTAATTGTTTCCAGATAGTAATTTCCCTCCTTTGCTGTTACAGTTTCCATTGAATCCATACTTTTTTCTATAAACCTGCTTATATAGTTAGGTACATGATCAGCTGTTATTTTAGATATTTTTTCATCTGCTCCATATGCTGAATAATGTGTTTTTCCATTTTTTAGAAATATTACAAAGTATTTATGTGGAATAAGGATGTTAATCAGGTTTTTTATTTCATTTATCACATTTTCTTCATTTTCGGATGAATCTACAGCTTGAACTATGGATAAAAGTGTTTCCAGGTCGCGTTTTGTTCTTTTAGATCCTGAAACTTCCTCTCCAATAATTGAGGCACCAATAATATTTTTCCTATCATCCAAAATTGAATACATTGAAATACGGTAAGGTCTGTATACTCCCTGTTTTTCCATTAAATCTATCCAAACAGTTGCCTTATCTTTAAATTTCAATGATTGCATTGTATTTTCAATTAAAATGGTCTTTTCATGGTCTAAAATCTCTCTAAGATTTTCTATCTCTGGAAAAAATGTTTTAAACGTATTATTCGCTGCAATTATGTCCATATGGTTATTAATGGTAAATAGTACAATATCAATCCTGTCAATTGAATTTTTAAGGTCTATTCCCTCTAAAATTAAAGAATGAAGTTTTGCTGCTGCTGATACGAGTTCCGCATTGTCTTCAAGAACTTTTTCCACAGATTTAACTGTTATTTCTGGTTCAACACCTGAATCAGGGCTTAAATACCATAATTTACTCCTTCCAACGAATTTATAGTTCAATATGCCTTTTGCATGCAATATACTTAAATATTTGAGCACGGTTGCCCTGCTTCTGCTGGTTCCTCTGGTTATTTTATCCAGCATGCACTCTTCTGGCGGATGAGACTTTATATATGTTATTATCGACCTTTCTATGTTGGACAGTTCTTTCATTTCATCAGCTCGTTTTTATACTATATAGTATAAATCATGGACCTTATATAATATTGGGGTTATATCAATACTTTCAGTTATTTAATGTTTTTCACCTTATGTAGAGTATAGTTATCTGGAATAAAGTTTCGAGGGCTTTCAAACATTTTTATGTTGGATTACCCAAAAAACCAGAAATTTTCGACAGCTTTGCCAAGCTTGAAAACATTAAAAAGAGTTTTCAGTGATAAAAATTAGAGTAGAAGTTATAAGTTAAGGAACAGAGAAACCAAACTAAAAAACAAACATTACGACATTCGGCCGTTGAAGTTTTATGGATTTATGATGCTTTCGTTTTTTCATATCAACAAAGCGAAGTCTTTGCCCATTCCCTCTGCAATTTTCCAGGTAAAGAAAAGAAAATTATGGCCAAAAAAAATTGATGGGTGCATCCAGCACCCTGAAACCAATAGTGCCATAAAATAATAATCAATATTATTTTTTAGCGATCATGACTTCGCTGGCTTTAATTACTGCATAGACTTCTTCACCCTCTTTAAGATCTAAATCTTCAACAGCTTCTTTGGTTATACTTGCTGTTACTACGTGAGGGGATTCTACTTTTATTTTTATTGTGGAAGTCACAGGGCCTTTGTCGATACTTTCAATTTTTCCTTTAAGAACATTTCTTGCACTTATTTTCATAAAATCACCAGTTGTTATATATTGTTAAACTATTTTATATATTTTTTGTTAAACTGGCACTTTTTTATGGATGTTTGGTCTGTATATAAAAAGAAATCAGGCAGTATTTCAGAAAAATTTTTATACAGTGCTATTTTAAATAATGATTTTAGACAATGATAAACTTAATTAGTACAGAATTAAAAAACCCTTATATTGTTCGGTGTATAGACTTAATTTATTTACATGAACATGAAAATAACTATAATTTTATTTCTATCCTGACAATATTTTAGAGCCTGTGAAAATTAAAAATTTTGACAGCTATAAAACACATGGTGATTCTATGACACAAATGGATGAAGCAAAAAAAGGCGTAATAACAGAGGAAATGAAGGCAGTAGCAGCTGCTGAAAACGTTTCAGAGGAATTTATCAGAAAATCCGTTGCCCAGGGAACCATAGCCATCCCCAGCAATGTTAAAAGAGATGTTAAATCTGTTGGAATTGGTGCAGGGCTTAGAACAAAAGTAAATGCTACCATTGGAACCTCAACAGATATCTGTGACTTTGATATGGAAGAGGAAAAGGCCCGAGTGGCCATGAAATACAATGCAGATACATTAATGGAACTTTCTGTAGGTGGAGACCTTGATGAAATAAGGAGAAGAATTCTTAAAATTTCAGACATTCCTGTAGGAAGTG
This portion of the Methanobacterium sp. genome encodes:
- a CDS encoding heavy metal translocating P-type ATPase, with the translated sequence MAEDKSPSLKPKSNEKACPIALEEELKAGDIQENGTARTVLNLIITGMNCTACAQNIANRLKKEEGIADANVSFATGTATVRYDPEKISKGKIVQIIDDTGYKAFYRTDESEEFATDPVCGMRIEKSKSIKRVYDGREYYFCNEECAKRFESPEDELKKMKQRVTIALSGVFLIALLRVIATFTLAAGVSLISWAPIPALPWFTWGYWLFLLTTPIQFIGGWTFYTGAYHAVKNKALNMDFLVAMGTLTAWGYSTFVLFFPGVLPVAERDVYFEVSAVIIAFVLLGKFMEDYIRQRSSAAVRRLLDLRPKSAHVIREGKEVEILAEQIMPGEMVVVRPGEKIPVDGVVVEGSSSVDESVVTGESLPVSKKRGDEVIGATINKQGLIKFEATKVGSKTTLMQIVKLVEDAQSSSAPIQRLADRVSAYFVPAVVSIATITFLTWTFVLGNFTLGLLSFVAVLIISCPCALGIATPAALMVGVGKGAESGVLIRGGEYLESAYKLNKVVFDKTGTLTKGKPEVTDIVGVNEEEVLKIAATAEKGSEHPLAEAVLKKAASLGIEAEDTSDFEAVPGYGIKARWNNKAIAIGNRKMMEIEGIKIAPSEEKIRNLEAEGKTVIMIGLSQKLTGMIAIADTLKENSGEVIKELDNLGIESIMLTGDNELTANAIAGKIGIKKVIANVLPHEKLDAIKELQSEGNIVAMVGDGVNDAPALAQADIGIALGSGTDVAKETGDIILVKDDLRDVVTGVKLSKKTMKTIRQNLFWAFAYNAGAIPLAAIGLLNPIIAAAAMALSSLTVVTNSARLKMVKIKK
- a CDS encoding GyrI-like domain-containing protein produces the protein MKVEEKRMNSTQVAFIRYRGHYDKIPELIGEVVEWVMNKGLTMTGMIYGAYFNRPDEVPPEELFYEIGASFEGTASDEGKVQVKLIPEHTVVATMHKGPYDQVGPVIDELAKYAIENGYDIIGPVTEVYLNNPEEVEPEEILTEVQFPVVKMNSNTQ
- a CDS encoding GAF domain-containing protein, with the protein product MKELSNIERSIITYIKSHPPEECMLDKITRGTSRSRATVLKYLSILHAKGILNYKFVGRSKLWYLSPDSGVEPEITVKSVEKVLEDNAELVSAAAKLHSLILEGIDLKNSIDRIDIVLFTINNHMDIIAANNTFKTFFPEIENLREILDHEKTILIENTMQSLKFKDKATVWIDLMEKQGVYRPYRISMYSILDDRKNIIGASIIGEEVSGSKRTKRDLETLLSIVQAVDSSENEENVINEIKNLINILIPHKYFVIFLKNGKTHYSAYGADEKISKITADHVPNYISRFIEKSMDSMETVTAKEGNYYLETIKSNLNDISLSMAISVPIINEEHGIGAMLLLSTLKSVSSVSIENVEIAADELSGYIKMQKLTQEREEFVNTLIAMNKISSIINSSHAEDEMLEMAVSTVMNSIGFEMGCIYLTDKDEELTLRVHKNLPENLKNMCMAGMFKDLFSKTFKKQDVVYITPKSEEYKSLEPAIRANDIKTLLILPIKSGKKIIGLLNMGSRKIKVYNRISLENLSSIGLQLGVALERSRLAIKLKSEHSNLKKVSKRKK
- a CDS encoding TOBE domain-containing protein, translating into MKISARNVLKGKIESIDKGPVTSTIKIKVESPHVVTASITKEAVEDLDLKEGEEVYAVIKASEVMIAKK